From Megalops cyprinoides isolate fMegCyp1 chromosome 18, fMegCyp1.pri, whole genome shotgun sequence, one genomic window encodes:
- the LOC118793324 gene encoding doublesex- and mab-3-related transcription factor A1-like: MDSSSRPLGLPGHTPSPLPVGGLQVASSLLRPPPLFLRAAAAAACCPPLERGYPRTPKCARCRNHGVVSALKGHKRFCRWRDCVCAKCTLIAERQRVMAAQVALRRQQAQEESEARELQFMYPGTGSSETGLTMGAPVVGTGPGGSGLVNTRPRTPSYDVFGMDEQKEGDKIPKYNLFNGFMGRPIFAPHSLPMSSPLEKSDSTSPLEKTRTVLDKESGIRSPGSDQLSDQLESPRSLSSSDLESGSESERQKDYPSPELNPPAASSRHRDPTDVMTKIFPHHKRDTLESVLKNCKGDIVKAIELVLTSKENKCNSESTSTAISEHSSLQRSTGFGLPGGSLGTLSAKSAFSPLQTTTTSIGGDSIYGLSPRFGISPLRLAYSTSGGGITSFMSPYVTSGLVPAFPLRPPMDYSLPGMMRDFSYLQNKDSLCNTGIYSRLNHDK, from the exons ATGGATAGCAGCAGCAGACCACTCGGTTTACCCGGGCATACCCCCTCACCTCTCCCGGTCGGTGGGTTGCAGGTAGCCTCTTCTCTGTTGCGACCCCCACCTCTGTTTCTCCGAGCAGCAGCCGCTGCCGCCTGCTGCCCTCCCCTGGAAAGAGGGTATCCCCGGACCCCGAAGTGTGCCAGATGCCGAAACCATGGCGTCGTGTCCGCTTTGAAAGGGCACAAGCGTTTCTGTCGCTGGCGGGACTGCGTGTGCGCAAAGTGCACTCTAATTGCCGAAAGGCAGAGGGTCATGGCTGCACAGGTAGCTCTACGGAGGCAACAGGCACAAGAGGAGAGCGAGGCCCGAGAACTGCAATTTATGTATCCTGGGACTGGATCGAGTGAGACAGGACTAACCATGGGAGCCCCTGTGGTTGGTACAGGACCAGGAGGGTCAGGGCTGGTTAATACCAGACCAAGAACACCGAGTTATGATGTATTCGGCATGGACGAACAGAAAGAGG GCGACAAGATACCCAAATACAACCTGTTCAACGGATTTATGGGGCGTCCTATATTTGCACCCCACTCACTGCCCATGTCCTCTCCTTTGGAGAAGAGCGACTCCACGTCACCTCTAGAGAAAACCCGCACGGTTTTGGATAAAGAAAGTGGCATTCGTTCACCTGGCTCTGATCAGCTGTCCGATCAACTGGAAAGTCCAAGATCACTGTCTTCATCGGACTTAGAATCCGGCAGCGAATCGGAGCGGCAAAAGGACTATCCATCCCCTGAGCTGAACCCACCTGCTGCCTCATCCAGACATCGCGACCCCACTGATGTCATGACAAAAATCTTCCCTCACCATAAGCGGGACACTCTGGAGTCGGTGTTGAAGAATTGCAAGGGCGATATTGTTAAAGCAATCGAACTGGTCCTCACCTCCAAAGAGAACAAATGCAACTCGGAGAGCACCAGTACCGCGATATCCGAGCATTCAAGTCTACAGAGATCTACAGGTTTTGGACTTCCCGGAGGTTCGCTTGGTACACTCAGCGCCAAGTCAGCGTTTTCTCCACTGCAGACGACCACAACTTCAATAGGAGGCGACAGCATTTACGGGTTGAGTCCCCGGTTCGGAATCAGCCCTCTGCGCCTGGCTTACTCGACTTCTGGAGGGGGGATAACTAGTTTTATGTCACCTTATGTGACGTCTGGGTTAGTGCCGGCCTTTCCACTTCGCCCGCCGATGGACTATTCATTACCGGGAATGATGCGAGATTTCTCTTACCTCCAGAATAAGGATTCCTTGTGTAATACAGGCATTTATTCTCGTCTAAATCAcgataaataa